A genomic stretch from Lathyrus oleraceus cultivar Zhongwan6 chromosome 2, CAAS_Psat_ZW6_1.0, whole genome shotgun sequence includes:
- the LOC127120441 gene encoding indole-3-acetic acid-amido synthetase GH3.3, with amino-acid sequence MTVESEMFLQPPSSIDDNSLSNSLQFIEEMTINTDPVQERVITEILSQNGETEYLRRFELNGATDRETFKSKVPVISYEDLLPDIQRIANGDTSPILSAHPISEFLTSSGTSAGERKLMPTIHQEMDRRQLLYSLLMPVMNQYVPDLDKGKALHFLFIKAETKTPSGLVARPVLTAYYKSEQFKKRPFDPYNVLTSPNEAILCPDSFQSMYTQMLCGLIMRHEVLRVGAVFASGLLRAIRFLQLNWAQLAHDISTGTLNPKITDPSIKECMSKILKPNPELADFITKECSGENWERIIPRIWPNTKYLEVIVTGAMAQYIPTLDYYSGNLPKPCTMYASSECYFGLNLKPMSEPNEVSYTIMPNMGYFEFLPHDDSSPITLSRDSPPKLVDLADVELGKFYELIITTYSGLCRYRVGDILQVTGFYNTDPQFKFVRRKNVLLSIEADKTDESELQKAIENASELLKEFNTSVVEYTSFADAKSIPGHYVIYWELLIKESSNPPTDEVLNKCCLVMEESLNTVYRQGRVADNSIGPLEIRVVKNGTFEELMDYAISRGASINQYKVPRCVSFTPIMELLDSRVVSFHFSPSPPHWTPERRR; translated from the exons ATGACTGTTGAATCTGAAATGTTTCTGCAACCTCCTTCTTCCATTGATGATAACAGCTTAAGCAATTCTCTTCAGTTCATTGAAGAAATGACAATTAACACAGACCCCGTTCAAGAGAGAGTTATCACCGAGATTCTCTCTCAAAACGGAGAAACCGAGTACTTGAGACGGTTTGAACTTAACGGTGCTACTGACCGTGAAACCTTCAAATCCAAAGTCCCGGTTATCTCATATGAAGATCTGTTACCGGATATTCAACGCATTGCTAACGGTGACACTTCTCCTATCTTGTCCGCTCATCCAATCTCCGAGTTTCTCACAAG CTCAGGAACCTCTGCTGGTGAGAGAAAATTGATGCCTACAATTCACCAAGAAATGGACCGTCGTCAGTTACTTTACAGTCTACTCATGCCAGTGATGAATCA ATATGTGCCAGATTTGGACAAAGGAAAAGCACTTCATTTCCTTTTCATCAAAGCAGAAACAAAAACCCCAAGTGGGTTAGTAGCACGTCCAGTTTTAACAGCTTACTACAAAAGTGAACAGTTCAAGAAAAGACCATTTGACCCTTACAATGTCCTAACAAGCCCAAACGAAGCCATCTTATGTCCCGATTCATTCCAAAGCATGTACACACAGATGCTCTGTGGGCTCATCATGCGCCATGAAGTCCTCCGAGTCGGAGCGGTTTTCGCTTCCGGGCTTCTCCGGGCCATTAGGTTTCTTCAGCTGAACTGGGCTCAATTAGCCCATGATATCTCCACTGGTACCCTAAACCCAAAAATCACAGACCCTTCCATCAAAGAATGCATGTCGAAAATACTGAAACCGAACCCCGAACTTGCCGATTTCATAACAAAAGAATGCTCCGGAGAGAATTGGGAACGTATAATCCCTCGTATTTGGCCTAACACAAAGTACCTTGAAGTTATAGTCACAGGTGCTATGGCTCAGTACATTCCAACTCTTGATTATTACAGTGGTAACCTTCCAAAACCATGTACAATGTACGCTTCATCCGAATGTTATTTTGGTCTTAACCTTAAACCTATGTCGGAACCAAATGAAGTTTCGTACACTATCATGCCTAACATGGGTTACTTTGAGTTTCTACCACATGATGACTCATCACCTATAACTCTCTCACGTGACTCACCACCAAAACTCGTGGATCTCGCTGACGTGGAACTCGGTAAATTCTACGAACTTATCATAACAACTTATTCTGGTCTTTGTCGTTACAGAGTTGGTGATATCCTTCAAGTCACCGGATTCTATAACACTGATCCACAGTTCAAATTCGTGAGGAGAAAGAACGTGCTGTTGAGCATTGAAGCAGACAAAACCGACGAATCAGAGCTTCAAAAAGCCATTGAAAACGCTTCTGAGTTGTTGAAAGAGTTCAACACAAGCGTTGTTGAGTACACTAGTTTCGCCGATGCGAAATCCATTCCTGGACATTATGTTATTTACTGGGAGCTTCTGATAAAGGAATCATCAAATCCTCCTACTGATGAAGTTTTGAACAAATGTTGTTTGGTTATGGAAGAGTCTTTGAACACTGTTTATAGACAAGGACGAGTCGCTGATAATTCTATTGGACCATTAGAGATACGTGTGGTGAAGAATGGGACATTTGAAGAATTGATGGATTACGCTATTTCTCGTGGTGCATCGATTAATCAGTATAAAGTTCCAAGGTGCGTGAGCTTCACGCCCATAATGGAGCTTCTTGATTCTAGGGTTGTTTCCTTTCATTTTAGTCCTTCTCCACCTCATTGGACTCCAGAACGACGTCGTTGA